From Pelmatolapia mariae isolate MD_Pm_ZW linkage group LG1, Pm_UMD_F_2, whole genome shotgun sequence, one genomic window encodes:
- the ercc5 gene encoding DNA excision repair protein ERCC-5 homolog: MGVHGLWRLLESTGKPINPETLEGKILAVDISIWLNQAVKGVRDREGNSVQNAHLLTLFHRICKLLFFRIRPVFVFDGDAPLLKKQTLALRRQRKEELTRESRNTNEKLLKTFLKRQAIKAALGDHSKEPLPSLSSVRRNEVDDMYVLPALPPAEEKAKSSSEEEEEEREEEEEEMVDSYYMYQGEVCEDPNSMDINSEDFASLPPEMKHEILKDMKEFSKRRRTMFHKPPERSGDFSQYQLAGLLQRNRLNQRLEGVEKEMNHRSAGSAPDVCQQDGAQQSVEAQRLVSEDHSHYILIKGTKKSETAPESQPAAAPWAGSSLSGCQRRPKDKPEPLWRPVCEEEDKVQATSSGDSKPSASKPSDGDTSPPSPRTFRAIQAAINDSSDEEKSDRVKTDGGSMSPRTLLAIQQVLAEDEGGAAEFKSSSPTNQTNIHHRAPRAVTSSSEEEAEPSLKEKDLDTKLTGQSLRDNDRLLDSSSEDEMEELIGERNKALRLAAKEISSEDKMRKAELSEDIKTSCRAQVEKQEQVNRREPEHTPQDAAAAAANSQNTVSTNLSPQLSGRPTALLEQFTEAPEKNGYEVKSESSEESESEESFIEVSEDDSKEVTADDSLLITGEKAHPDKVHKDDAKEEGNSEESLTEISSTVALNSEEEAETKAQNEMKEETETESRSAPAINEWEHFDVDELEALESSLKVEQSNLREQKQQQERMANTVTGQMYLESQELLRLFGVPYLVAPMEAEAQCAVLDWADHTHGTITDDSDVWLFGGRHVYKNFFSQDKYVEHYQYSDLQSQLGLDRTKMINLAYLLGSDYTEGVPGVGYVTGMEILNEFPGPGLEPLIQFSNWWSEAQEKKRLVSDPRDTKVKKKLRDLKLQPGFPNPVVAQAYLHPTIDQSDSSFSWGRPQLDMIKEFCLSRFGWSSRKTEETLQPVIKQLNTQQAQLRIDSFFRMEQREKQAIRSQRLRRAVTCLKRKEREGGAEEEEDDSEDDMHSPSKSKKGSQDKGGEEKDVRRSVAGGGFLGSEMTDESPLTALRDSSSTSHDSLSVKTVPQSNKTPPKRTRMSSSSSGEDSDGGPGVAMVTARSVFEGSRRGRGAKSTRGRGSMRGKGRGKKT; encoded by the exons ATGGGAGTGCACGGACTGTGGAGGCTATTGGAGAGCACAGGGAAACCCATCAACCCCGAGACACTGGAGGGAAAGATCCTTGCTGTTG ACATCAGTATATGGCTGAACCAGGCGGTGAAAGGGGTGAGGGACCGTGAAGGCAACAGCGTCCAGAACGCCCACCTGCTCACTCTCTTCCACCGCATCTGTAAGCTACTCTTCTTCCGCATCAGGCCAGTCTTTGTGTTTGATGGGGATGCACCGCTGCTGAAGAAGCAGACCCTT GCTCTGAGGAGGCAAAGGAAGGAGGAGCTGACTCGCGAGTCCAGAAACACCAACGAGAAACTGCTCAAAACATTCTTGAAGAGACAGGCTATCAAAGCTGCACTTGGAGACCACAG TAAGGAACCTCTCCCCAGCCTCTCCAGCGTGAGGAGAAATGAGGTGGATGACATGTATGTTCTTCCAGCACTGCCACCCGCAGAGGAGAAAGCCAAAAGCAG ctcagaggaggaggaggaagaaagagaggaggaggaggaggaaatggTTGATAGTTATTACATGTATCAG GGAGaagtgtgtgaagaccccaacTCAATGGACATTAACTCAGAGGACTTTGCCAGCCTGCCTCCTGAAATGAAACATGAGATCCTCAAAGACATGAAAGAGTTTTCCAAAAGACGGCGGACCATGTTTCACAAACCTCCAGAG CGGTCCGGAGACTTTTCACAGTACCAGCTGGCTGGCCTGCTGCAGAGGAACCGGCTGAACCAGCGTCTGGAGGGTGTGGAGAAGGAGATGAACCACCGGAGCGCGGGCAGTGCTCCAGATGTCTGCCAGCAGGACGGAGCTCAGCAAAGCGTGGAGGCACAGCGGCTGGTTTCAGAAGACCATTCTCACTATATCCTTATCAAAG GGACCAAAAAGAGTGAGACAGCCCCCGAGAGCCAACCTGCAGCTGCACCCTGGGCTGGGAGCTCCCTGTCAGGCTGTCAAAGACGGCCCAAAGACAAACCTGAGCCTCTTTGGCGTCCTGTCTGTGAGGAAGAAGATAAAGTGCAAGCTACCTCCTCAGGCGACTCCAAACCCTCAGCATCAAAACCGTCTGATGGAGACACCTCACCGCCCTCACCTCGGACATTCAGAGCTATCCAGGCTGCGATTAACGACAGCTCAGACGAGGAGAAGTCCGACCGGGTTAAGACGGATGGTGGCAGCATGTCTCCACGCACACTGCTGGCAATACAACAGGTTCTGGCGGAGGATGAAGGTGGAGCTGCTGAATTTAAAAGTAGCTCACCCACCAATCAAACAAATATTCATCATCGTGCCCCAAGAGCGGTCACCAGCAGCTCGGAGGAAGAGGCCGAACCTTCACTCAAAGAAAAAGACCTTGATACGAAGCTCACGGGGCAAAGTTTACGTGACAACGACAGGTTGTTAGATAGCAGCTCTGAAGACGAGATGGAAGAATTgattggagagagaaataaagcaCTTCGATTAGCAGCAAAGGAGATCAGCTCAGAGGATAAGATGAGGAAAGCAGAGCTGTCTGAGGATATAAAGACAAGCTGTCGGGCACAAGTGGAGAAACAAGAACAAGTTAATAGACGAGAACCAGAGCACACACCTcaggatgctgctgctgctgctgcaaacaGTCAAAACACAGTATCTACAAACCTCTCTCCTCAGCTCTCTGGAAGACCCACCGCACTCTTAGAGCAGTTCACCGAAGCTCCAGAGAAAAATGGATATGAAGTGAAGTCAGAGAGCAGCGAGGAAAGCGAGTCAGAAG AGAGCTTCATTGAGGTCTCAGAAGACGACTCAAAAGAGGTGACTGCAGATGATTCCCTCCTGATAACTGGAGAGAAAGCACATCCAGATAAAGTCCATAAAGATGACGCAAAGGAGGAAGGAAACTCAGAGGAAAGTTTAACAGAAATTTCCTCAACTGTTGCTCTGAACTCAGAGgaagaagcagaaacaaaggCGCAGAATGAGATGAAAGAGGAGACGGAGACAGAATCCAGATCAGCTCCAGCCATCAATGAATGGGAACACTTTGATGTT GATGAGCTGGAGGCCCTGGAAAGCTCCCTGAAGGTGGAGCAGAGCAACCTGAGggagcagaaacagcagcaggagagaaTGGCCAACACAGTCACCGGGCAGATGTACCTGGAGAGCCAG GAGCTGCTGCGGCTGTTCGGCGTCCCATATCTGGTGGCTCCGATGGAGGCCGAGGCTCAGTGTGCGGTGCTCGATTGGGCCGACCACACGCACGGGACCATCACCGACGACTCGGACGTGTGGCTGTTTGGAGGACGTCACGTTTACAAGAacttcttcagccaggacaaaTATGTTGAACATTACCAGTACAGCGACCTGCAGAGCCAGCTCG GTCTGGACAGGACTAAAATGATAAATCTGGCTTACCTGCTTGGAAGTGACTACACGGAGGGTGTGCCGGGGGTCGGCTACGTGACTGGCATGGAGATACTGAATGAGTTTCCAGGACCAGGGCTGGAGCCACTGATACAGTTCAG TAACTGGTGGTCAGAGGCTCAAGAGAAAAAGCGCCTAGTGTCTGATCCTCGGGACACAAAAGTTAAGAAGAAGCTGAGGGATCTGAAACTGCAGCCTGGTTTCCCCAACCCTGTGGTGGCTCAGGCTTACCTGCACCCCACTATTGACCAGTCAGACAGCTCCTTCAGCTGGGGACGCCCACAACTGGACATGATCAAAGAAT TCTGCCTGAGTCGTTTTGGCTGGAGCAGTCGTAAAACAGAGGAAACTCTTCAGCCTGTGATCAAGCAGCTCAACACCCAGCAG GCTCAGCTGCGGATAGACTCGTTCTTCCGCATGGAGCAACGTGAGAAGCAGGCGATCCGCAGTCAGCGACTCCGCCGAGCGGTCACCTGCTTGAAGCGAAAAGAGAGGGAAGGAGGAGCcgaggaggaagaggacgaCAGTGAGGACGATATGCATTCCCCGTCTAAGTCTAAGAAAGGGAGTCAGGataaaggaggagaggagaaagatgTGAGGAGATCTGTAGCAGGAGGAGGCTTTTTAGGTTCAGAGATGACTGATGAATCTCCTCTTACAGCTCTCAGAGATAGCAGTAGCACCAGTCATGACTCCCTCTCAGTAAAGACTGTTCCTCAGTCTAATAAAACTCCACCTAAGAGAACCAggatgagcagcagcagctctggtgAGGACAGCGACGGTGGTCCTGGAGTTGCTATGGTTACAGCCCGATCTGTGTTCGAGGGGAGCCGGAGAGGACGCGGAGCGAAAAGCACAAGAGGGAGAGGAAGCATGAGAGGAAAAGGCAGAGGGAAGAAGACATGA